A window of Silurus meridionalis isolate SWU-2019-XX chromosome 28, ASM1480568v1, whole genome shotgun sequence contains these coding sequences:
- the tdrd7a gene encoding tudor domain-containing protein 7A — protein sequence MCDVDSVKKMLRAVLQSSKGGVALCRVQSDYRALTGDFIPNAQLGYRNLENFLRSIPDVVQLRQSHSGEVMCFAAVCKETAHIAQLVSRQRDSKKNSGWSQLLNCHMRTKSSSLFTHSANPRSSLRQPGHLTSNSSFLKSSVLPVGPQGDQRPVCKPRIQQDVTTRSSSKNQNTEGDVELLQSRVKQLLQKYSSGVWLSKLPQLYSTMFHQELPSHVHTLLETWTHVCIVEKPGVGSVSGHLVYPAKTPSPKLHTPPSTPQKSFQIAPQSPTSTSLMPLRSLTPESLPRPLPTPPSTPPTPVFQDVKDKVRELLNKYTHGLWSHALPRLFQEVFRCEFPQSLLDDLSPLADTCAIEYPMPQNRNKAILYTLPTLSLPSKPRPQPRSRVIDYYGNPKVPHLTLPEEEFSSVLVMEANGTDDVVFRFVGKKYSHAAEKMEDAMLEFYHGEGAGLFLATPTLGQLVAVALDYKTVLRAQVHQISENDVKVYCVDHDFSEVVTSKQLLQLTKQFLTLPFQATSGQLAGLEHFSEDLVVLKTLKTLACGRTLLAELVERETSLLMVLYDTSGEKDVNVNAACLAALQDRSMQNPLQVDSSYSHVCVTNVASDGSVFCQLPSRGLSKLRGVMDKIEAYFLSQASWELLVSEPFCGKVCLAQHKGKWARVEITNLHGSRVLDVEFMDLGFPASLELSELREIPAVFMRELLTIPTQAIKCRLAEVEHNGDVWPPDVVLWLRETLLNTAECTMKISCLDSAGQVQVYLFLGSDALDPSSSINLQLPFSSSSSVCHPVSTVQAPPPPQRSGPVTPVMPPALELPQEGQTLDVFVSVACHPDHFVLQPWRELYKLVVLMGEMILYYNRQEATLITPEKNSIYAAKIDSNWHRVLVKGVLQNSLVSVYQLDYGRHELVSTSQLRPLIHEFRQLPFQGVPAQLAGVRRGNWSEEAAIVFRNHVERRPLVALVHSIQQGAQPWEKKMSVYLVDTSQEQQDDWIHTTMAEFRNETNSEA from the exons gtgaTGTGCTTCGCGGCCGTGTGTAAGGAAACGGCCCACATCGCTCAGCTGGTCTCTCGGCAGAGGGACTCGAAGAAGAACTCTGGCTGGTCTCAGCTGCTGAACTGTCACATGAGGACAAAATCATCCTCACTGTTCACACACAgcg ccaaTCCTCGCTCGTCCCTGAGGCAGCCTGGTCACCTGACCTCAAACAGCAGCTTCCTGAAATCTTCAGTATTACCTGTCGGACCTCAAGGTGACCAGCGACCGGTCTGTAAGCCGAGAATCCAACAGGACGTGACCACTCGCTCGTCCAGCAAGAACCAAAACACAG AGGGTGACGTGGAGCTGTTACAGAGTCGTGTGAAGCAGCTCCTGCAGAAGTACAGCAGCGGTGTGTGGCTCTCCAAACTGCCTCAGCTTTACAGCACCATGTTCCACCAGGAGCTTCcctcacacgtacacacactgcTGGAGACCTGGACGCACGTCTGCAtt gtggAGAAGCCTGGTGTTGGGAGTGTATCAGGGCACCTGGTTTACCCTGCTAAAACCCCGTCTCCGAAGCTCCACACGCCTCCTTCTACCCCACAGAAATCTTTCCAAATCGCCCCACAATCCCCAACTTCTACCTCTCTGATGCCCCTGAGGTCACTCACACCTGAGTCCTTGCCCCGCCCCTTGCCCACCCCTCCATCTACGCCCCCTACCCCGGTCTTTCAGGACGTGAAAGATAAAGTGCGGGAGCTCCTGAATAAATACACTCATGGCTTGTGGTCTCACGCTCTGCCCCGCCTCTTTCAGGAGGTCTTCAG GTGTGAGTTCCCACAGTCGCTCCTGGACGACCTCTCTCCTCTGGCAGACACGTGTGCGATCGAATATCCGATGCCACAAAATCGCAACAAGGCCATCTTATACACCCTGCCCACCCTGAGCCTGCCTtctaagccccgcccacagcCCAGATCACGCGTCATCGACTACTACGGCAACCCGAAGGTGCCACATCTTACCCTGCCTGAGGAGGAGTTCTCATCCGTGCTGGTGATGGAGGCCAACGGCACAGATGACGTCGTGTTTAG GTtcgtgggaaaaaaatattctcaTGCTGCGGAGAAGATGGAGGACGCCATGTTGGAGTTTTATCATGGTGAAGGGGCGGGCCTTTTTCTGGCCACGCCCACACTCGGTCAGCTGGTGGCTGTTGCCCTGGATTACAAGACCGTCCTCAGAGCTCAGGTGCACCAGATCTCGGAGAATGACGTgaag GTGTACTGTGTGGATCACGATTTCTCAGAGGTGGTGACCAGTAAGCAGTTGCTGCAGCTTACCAAACAGTTCCTCACACTACCATTCCAGGCCACTAGTGGCCAGCTTgcag gtctgGAGCATTTTAGTGAGGAcctggtggtgctgaagactCTGAAGACGTTAGCCTGTGGGCGGACGCTCTTAGCCGAGCTGGTGGAGCGAGAGACTTCACTCCTCATGGTGTTGTACGACACGTCAGGCGAAAAGGACGTGAACGTGAACGCTGCGTGTCTCGCCGCGCTGCAGGACAGGAGCATGCAGAACCCGTTACAG GTCGACAGCTCGTACTCCCACGTGTGTGTGACCAACGTGGCATCCGACGGCAGCGTATTCTGCCAGCTTCCGTCCCGAGGCCTGTCCAAGCTCCGAGGAGTCATGGACAAGATCGAGGCCTACTTCCTGTCTCAG gcCTCATGGGAGCTCTTGGTGTCTGAGCCGTTTTGTGGTAAAGTGTGTTTGGCACAACACAAAGGGAAATGGGCTCGAGTTGAG ATCACTAACCTGCATGGCAGCCGTGTTCTGGATGTAGAGTTTATGGATTTGGGATTTCCTGCTTCTCTGGAGCTCAGTGAGTTGAGGGAGATTCCTGCAGTGTTCATGAGAGAGCTCCTCACCATACcaacacag gCTATAAAGTGTCGTTTAGCTGAAGTGGAGCATAATGGAGATGTTTGGCCTCCTGATGTTGTTCTGTGGCTCAGAGAGACTCTGCTCAACACTGCAGAGTGCACAATGAAG atatccTGTCTGGACTCAGCAGGTCAGGTGCAGGTTTACCTTTTCCTCGGCTCTGACGCTCTCGATCCGAGCTCCAGCATTAATCTCCAGCTCCCAttctcctcctcgtcctcgGTTTGCCACCCCGTCTCTACGGTTCAGGCCCCTCCACCGCCCCAGCGTTCAGGCCCTGTTACCCCGGTCATGCCTCCAGCGCTGGAGCTGCCCCAGGAGGGGCAGACCCTGGACGTGTTCGTGTCGGTGGCGTGTCACCCCGATCACTTCGTCCTGCAGCCCTGGCGGGAGCTGTACAAGCTGGTGGTGCTGATGGGGGAGATGATCCTCTACTACAACCGGCAGGAGGCCACGCTTATCACCCCCGAGAAGAACAGCATCTACGCCGCCAAGATCGACAGCAA TTGGCATCGTGTCCTGGTGAAGGGGGTTCTGCAGAACTCTCTGGTCTCCGTCTACCAGCTTGATTACGGGAGACACGAGCTAGTGTCCACCTCTCAGCTCCGCCCCCTCATTCACGAATTTAGGCAGCTGCCTTTCCAGGGAGTCCCCGCCCAACTCGCAG GAGTGCGACGTGGTAACTGGAGTGAGGAAGCCGCTATCGTGTTCCGCAACCACGTGGAGCGCCGGCCACTGGTGGCGCTCGTCCACTCCATCCAGCAGGGGGCGCAGCCATGGGAAAAGAAAATGTCCGTCTACCTGGTGGACACGTCTCAAGAACAGCAAGACGACTGGATCCACACCACCATGGCCGAGTTCAGGAACGAAACCAACAGCGAGGCTTAA